Proteins from one Desulfonauticus submarinus genomic window:
- a CDS encoding PD-(D/E)XK nuclease domain-containing protein, whose protein sequence is LILNDFVVSTLSYFDAKGKDPENVYLGFIAGMLIGLEPEYKVTTNRESGYGRYDVMVKPKDKQKPAFILELKSLNKTKHKDPKKAIQEALKQINDRGYEKELLAQGYNNITKLAIVSDGKEVWVKEDE, encoded by the coding sequence CTTATTTTAAATGATTTTGTGGTTTCTACTTTATCTTATTTTGATGCCAAAGGAAAAGACCCTGAAAATGTCTATCTTGGCTTTATTGCTGGAATGTTAATTGGACTGGAGCCAGAATATAAAGTTACCACTAACAGAGAAAGTGGGTATGGCAGATATGATGTAATGGTAAAACCAAAAGACAAACAAAAACCAGCCTTTATTTTAGAGCTTAAGAGTTTAAACAAAACCAAACACAAAGATCCTAAAAAAGCCATTCAAGAAGCCTTAAAGCAAATAAATGACAGAGGCTATGAAAAGGAACTCTTAGCCCAAGGTTATAACAACATCACCAAACTCGCCATTGTCTCTGATGGAAAAGAAGTCTGGGTTAAGGAAGATGAATAA
- a CDS encoding HAD family hydrolase has protein sequence MEINSLKDLILKNSKPLIPLKVDSSLLPDIQQINFKGIKAVIFDVYGTILISGAGDIGCEVKCVDALYNTFKFFKIKNISFTKEKLWNIFYDIILNDHQQKKEKGILYPEVNILEIWELFLDRISIQLNRKEIQKFTLYYELAVNPCWPMPDLIDVLIWLKQKGIRLGIISNAQFYTPLILETLLGKDLQSLGFSLDMCVWSYLEGRAKPDIFLFEKLEKVLDNCSPEEILYIGNDRLKDIWPAFLRGWKTILFAGDKRSFRWRGNLKKLANCRPNGLILKLSQIKSIL, from the coding sequence ATGGAAATAAATTCTTTAAAAGATTTGATTTTAAAAAATAGCAAGCCGCTTATTCCTTTAAAAGTAGACTCAAGTTTATTACCCGACATTCAACAAATTAATTTCAAAGGTATTAAAGCTGTAATTTTTGATGTTTATGGAACTATTTTAATTTCAGGAGCAGGAGATATAGGTTGTGAAGTAAAGTGTGTAGATGCTCTTTATAATACTTTTAAATTTTTTAAAATAAAAAATATATCTTTTACTAAAGAAAAATTATGGAATATATTTTATGATATTATTTTAAATGACCATCAACAAAAAAAAGAAAAAGGAATTTTATATCCCGAAGTAAATATTTTGGAGATTTGGGAATTATTTTTAGATAGAATAAGTATCCAACTAAATAGAAAAGAAATACAAAAATTTACTCTATATTATGAATTAGCTGTAAATCCTTGCTGGCCAATGCCAGATTTAATAGATGTGTTGATTTGGTTAAAACAAAAAGGAATTCGTTTAGGTATTATTTCAAATGCTCAGTTTTATACCCCACTGATTTTAGAGACACTTTTGGGCAAGGACTTACAGTCCTTGGGCTTTAGTTTGGATATGTGCGTTTGGTCTTACTTAGAAGGCAGGGCAAAGCCAGATATTTTTCTTTTTGAAAAATTAGAAAAGGTGCTTGATAATTGTTCTCCAGAAGAAATTTTATATATTGGTAATGATAGGTTAAAAGATATTTGGCCTGCTTTTTTAAGGGGCTGGAAGACAATTTTGTTTGCAGGAGATAAACGTTCTTTTAGATGGAGAGGTAACTTAAAAAAACTTGCTAATTGCAGACCAAATGGACTTATTTTAAAACTATCTCAAATTAAAAGTATTTTGTAG